Proteins from a genomic interval of Fluviispira vulneris:
- a CDS encoding PD-(D/E)XK nuclease-like domain-containing protein, with translation MTAIIMGENEYRSLDRLNFSTFKYILHSTKKYLLQKENPWAGNDATRLGSAAHAWLQNDKDKVHFEPDLSGIKTKAGSDAKNPRNTTEGKGILAEFKKSLPAGAIIVPPDALEVLTGIEKSWQENDDVQRLREKITHIERTHIFTYDDLKFKARLDEEGDDFVTDLKSTSTDASRENVYSIIKSKHYDMQAATYLVGKSEETGIPILEIPYYMVFLETFAPYDTYVYQLSKAVITEGLRKLNTAIDLYRSQILAGEKIYNRLAVV, from the coding sequence ATGACAGCTATCATCATGGGCGAGAACGAATATCGCAGCCTCGACCGATTAAATTTTTCAACATTCAAATACATTTTACATTCGACAAAAAAATATTTACTGCAAAAAGAGAATCCGTGGGCAGGCAACGACGCAACCCGACTTGGAAGTGCTGCGCACGCATGGCTGCAAAATGACAAAGATAAAGTGCATTTTGAGCCCGATTTATCAGGCATAAAAACAAAGGCGGGCAGTGACGCAAAAAACCCCCGAAACACGACGGAAGGGAAAGGAATTCTCGCAGAATTTAAAAAGTCGCTACCCGCGGGGGCTATTATCGTACCACCAGACGCGTTAGAAGTGCTCACAGGCATTGAAAAAAGTTGGCAGGAAAACGACGACGTGCAGCGGTTGCGCGAAAAAATAACGCACATAGAGCGAACACACATTTTCACGTATGACGATTTAAAATTTAAGGCGAGACTCGACGAAGAAGGCGACGATTTTGTAACCGATTTAAAGTCGACTAGCACAGACGCGAGTAGGGAAAATGTTTATAGTATTATTAAAAGTAAACACTATGACATGCAGGCAGCGACGTATCTTGTCGGCAAATCTGAGGAGACGGGAATTCCTATTTTAGAAATTCCGTATTATATGGTTTTTTTAGAAACGTTTGCGCCGTACGATACCTATGTTTACCAGCTTTCAAAAGCGGTAATTACTGAGGGATTGCGAAAATTAAATACCGCAATTGATTTGTACCGCAGC
- a CDS encoding GNAT family N-acetyltransferase has translation MQLNIKELNKIFTLRTLTLKDLTDVMHLHDCACQELGENKYYVDIKLTKESLAQKYSCGIFTEENKIISMRLVHVGVIGDKYLNLLPILEKSPIGAYFPGSYVFKKYRGLKLASKMTNNVIFNLKNNDIEHIYATVHPENISNQSLLKSQGFIEVYQGVFHNSKPRILFYKKI, from the coding sequence ATGCAATTAAATATTAAAGAATTAAACAAAATATTCACACTTAGAACATTAACATTGAAGGATTTAACTGATGTAATGCATTTACACGACTGTGCTTGTCAAGAGTTGGGTGAAAATAAATATTATGTTGATATAAAACTTACAAAAGAATCACTTGCACAAAAATATAGTTGTGGAATTTTTACAGAGGAAAACAAAATAATTTCAATGAGACTGGTACATGTTGGAGTTATTGGGGATAAGTATTTAAATCTTTTACCAATTTTGGAAAAGTCTCCAATAGGCGCTTACTTTCCAGGATCTTATGTATTTAAAAAATATCGAGGCCTTAAGTTGGCTTCTAAAATGACAAATAATGTAATATTTAATTTAAAAAATAATGATATAGAGCATATCTATGCGACTGTCCATCCGGAAAATATTTCAAATCAATCTCTTCTAAAGTCACAAGGATTTATTGAGGTTTATCAAGGTGTTTTTCATAATTCAAAGCCTAGAATTTTGTTTTATAAAAAAATTTGA
- a CDS encoding RICIN domain-containing protein: MLLKKALFIASIISALCPFLANAMVILQNFETGRLLDSNYNGNIYTLPQNGGNYQKWNLNCVQNLCVIKNVQTGLVVDSNANGNAYTLQENGGDFQKWYIYFSGIQDRYYLQNKATGRYLDSNYNGSVYSLPYNGGHYQKWSIYPTN, translated from the coding sequence ATGTTATTAAAAAAAGCTTTATTTATAGCATCCATCATAAGTGCCTTATGCCCATTTTTAGCAAATGCTATGGTAATTTTACAAAATTTTGAAACGGGTCGACTGCTCGATAGCAATTATAATGGCAATATTTATACCCTCCCCCAAAATGGTGGAAACTATCAAAAATGGAACTTAAATTGCGTTCAAAATCTTTGCGTCATTAAAAATGTACAAACAGGCTTAGTTGTTGATAGCAATGCTAATGGGAATGCCTATACTCTTCAAGAAAATGGAGGCGATTTTCAAAAGTGGTATATTTATTTTAGCGGAATTCAAGATAGATATTACTTACAAAATAAAGCTACTGGTCGTTACCTTGATAGCAATTATAATGGCTCTGTTTACTCACTTCCGTATAATGGTGGACACTACCAAAAGTGGTCTATCTATCCAACCAATTAA
- a CDS encoding Abi family protein, which yields MIITNEDFAQNTLKHINYYRLSGYWKIFEEKIDSENHKYHNNTSIERIVNLYLFDKKFRLLILEAIESFEISFRTIWAYTLAIKNNDSHAYIDTKNFEKTDKHISHLSDIMKNYSISKEDFLVHYRTNYSSPIFPPIWSICESFSFGTLVNLYSNLKINLKKDISREFHLDDEVFESCLRNINVVRNICAHHGRLWNKKLTSCRMKIPKKPEKLYDLWEKSKNEDSKIYNTILILNYFSNIIDYKSKWIYELNKFLIKSIDNKIIYVTDLKMMGIKSLSELNKL from the coding sequence ATGATAATTACAAATGAAGACTTTGCACAAAATACACTTAAACACATAAATTACTATAGATTAAGTGGGTATTGGAAAATCTTTGAAGAAAAAATTGATAGTGAAAATCATAAATATCATAATAATACGAGTATAGAACGGATTGTAAATTTATATTTATTTGATAAAAAATTTAGATTATTAATATTAGAAGCAATAGAATCATTCGAAATTTCATTTAGGACAATATGGGCTTATACTTTAGCGATAAAAAATAATGACTCACACGCTTATATCGATACAAAGAATTTTGAAAAAACGGATAAACATATAAGTCATCTGTCTGATATTATGAAGAATTATTCTATCAGCAAAGAAGATTTTCTAGTTCATTATAGGACAAACTATAGCAGTCCTATTTTTCCACCAATATGGTCAATTTGTGAAAGTTTTTCTTTTGGTACATTGGTGAATTTATATTCAAATCTAAAAATAAATTTAAAAAAAGATATAAGCAGAGAATTTCACTTAGACGATGAAGTTTTTGAATCATGTTTAAGAAATATAAATGTTGTTAGAAATATATGCGCTCATCATGGACGTCTTTGGAATAAAAAGCTAACATCATGTCGAATGAAAATTCCTAAGAAACCAGAAAAATTATATGATTTATGGGAAAAATCTAAGAACGAAGATTCTAAAATATATAATACCATTTTAATTCTAAATTATTTTTCAAATATTATAGATTATAAATCTAAATGGATTTATGAATTAAACAAGTTTTTAATAAAATCTATAGATAATAAAATAATATATGTAACTGATCTAAAAATGATGGGTATAAAATCTCTTTCAGAACTTAATAAATTATAA
- a CDS encoding dioxygenase family protein: MQKQPVLFIGHGSPRNAIDESGFSKALKEYGRSLRLNTPKVILCVSAHWFVDRFFIAKNENSDIIYDFFGFNEDLSQFKYKYKGSKIWAQKIKEVFQTEPLEYDEERGIDHGVWSVLAHLFPDADVPVVQMSMNRKFSIEEHYRFYAKLKPLRNEGVLMIGSGNIVHSFAGLREEIDAKPYDWAYDFDAKIKKCILNNSIEELLHYEAFGDCARRAVPTIEHYLPLIFSMSLKEESDRILFIYEGFQYSTMSMLSFAIADGLKNF, translated from the coding sequence ATGCAAAAACAACCTGTTCTTTTTATCGGGCATGGTTCGCCTAGGAATGCTATTGACGAGTCTGGATTTAGCAAAGCTCTTAAGGAATATGGCAGGAGTTTGCGCCTGAATACTCCTAAAGTGATATTATGTGTATCTGCGCATTGGTTTGTAGATCGTTTTTTCATTGCTAAAAATGAAAACTCAGATATTATTTACGATTTTTTTGGATTTAATGAAGACTTATCGCAATTCAAGTATAAATATAAAGGATCAAAGATCTGGGCACAAAAAATAAAAGAGGTTTTTCAGACTGAGCCGTTAGAATATGATGAAGAGAGAGGAATAGACCATGGAGTTTGGAGTGTTCTCGCACACCTGTTCCCAGATGCTGATGTGCCTGTGGTCCAAATGAGCATGAATAGAAAATTTAGCATAGAAGAGCACTATCGCTTTTATGCTAAACTAAAACCTTTACGAAATGAAGGTGTTCTCATGATTGGCAGTGGAAATATAGTCCATTCATTTGCTGGATTGAGAGAAGAAATAGATGCAAAACCTTACGATTGGGCCTATGACTTCGATGCAAAAATAAAAAAATGTATTCTAAACAATTCAATAGAGGAATTACTGCATTACGAAGCATTTGGTGATTGTGCACGACGTGCAGTTCCAACTATTGAACATTATTTGCCTCTTATTTTTTCCATGAGTTTAAAAGAAGAAAGCGATAGGATACTTTTTATATATGAAGGCTTCCAATATTCAACTATGTCTATGCTATCTTTTGCAATCGCAGACGGGTTAAAAAATTTTTAA
- a CDS encoding glycosyl hydrolase 108 family protein: MSTNDRFDEFFKLLMFLEGGESNHSNDRGGHTKFGITQKLYDKHRDKYKKPHASVAGLTTGGARLVYREEFYKPVEYCDNIERHYNYFDMCVNSGYRNYKKMQIENPADIYKYRKDFFSKIAENDSSQKVFLRGWLNRLDVIKTYFETGLKIV; encoded by the coding sequence TTGAGCACAAATGATAGATTCGACGAATTTTTTAAATTGCTGATGTTTTTGGAAGGCGGCGAAAGCAACCACAGCAACGACCGCGGCGGGCACACAAAATTTGGAATTACGCAGAAATTATATGACAAACACCGAGATAAATACAAAAAGCCTCATGCGTCTGTGGCTGGACTTACTACAGGAGGCGCGCGGCTAGTATATCGTGAAGAGTTTTACAAGCCTGTCGAGTATTGTGACAACATCGAACGCCACTATAATTATTTTGATATGTGCGTAAATAGCGGTTACAGAAATTACAAAAAAATGCAGATTGAAAACCCCGCAGATATTTACAAGTACCGCAAGGATTTTTTCAGTAAAATTGCAGAGAATGATAGTTCACAAAAAGTTTTTTTACGCGGCTGGCTCAACAGACTGGACGTTATTAAAACATATTTTGAGACAGGGTTAAAAATAGTATAA
- a CDS encoding DNA polymerase, translating to MLLTPIDFEFFNANERNPTLVCAVVGTTKYWLLDGSDTHALIDKLRSIKRLTAYYAIAEARCLQALGLEPFHDYEWVDLYAEFRMLQNSNNKFSYGSYINKKGVRTFSTPPPASEYGDVADEDEGEDDESHAKIPSNYVNAAFKLLGVVEDTERKNKMRDIILSKDIELISEYKEEILEYCYSDVHNLIPMYEQITHEYYSLGLRNFESDMLKRGRYAAATAMCESEGISINYDLLKRIIEKTPELLQSGKLEVNNESQKLISSDVFLKEYQKPDKIHKNGRVHTYKPEPPRKDTKAIQECIKSFNLSSWPLTDSKNKKDKSKTTKPKKEILSTAKKTLESYRHLPFVESLYKYNKLDASLKWFSGKNSNGFFDAYSFRDSRVRPFYGIFGTQTGRNAAKAKTFPLAMSNWLRAIIQPPEGYVIIGADFSQQEVAVAAWLSQDNNLIDAYNSGDVYLAFAKMAGMVPQDATKASHEAERDLCKSTVLGLQFGMGAGLLQQKLTYDCKRSVTLEETLELINHHKTVFKLYWKWVHELREKYKAGVPVVMPQWVLWCDNPRITSVSNAPVQGTGAAITRESIVLGTAENVRFMCSLHDACYVYAKAEQKEEEEAKLRKIMRQATENILGQNCIDIRVDVKTISHGDVWIDKKGQKDWQKISALL from the coding sequence ATGCTACTAACTCCAATAGATTTTGAATTTTTTAACGCAAACGAGCGCAACCCTACTCTCGTTTGTGCAGTAGTTGGCACTACAAAATATTGGCTATTAGATGGCAGCGATACGCACGCACTCATTGATAAACTCCGCAGCATTAAAAGACTTACAGCGTATTACGCGATTGCTGAAGCCCGTTGCCTGCAAGCGCTCGGATTAGAGCCTTTTCATGATTATGAGTGGGTTGATTTATACGCAGAGTTTCGCATGCTGCAGAATTCTAACAATAAATTTAGTTACGGTAGTTACATTAACAAAAAGGGCGTACGCACATTTTCAACTCCGCCGCCTGCGTCCGAGTACGGAGATGTAGCGGACGAAGACGAAGGCGAGGATGACGAAAGTCATGCAAAAATTCCGTCAAATTATGTTAATGCGGCTTTTAAATTACTCGGGGTTGTCGAAGATACAGAGCGCAAAAATAAAATGCGCGATATAATTTTATCGAAAGATATTGAACTTATAAGTGAATATAAGGAGGAAATTTTAGAGTATTGTTACAGTGACGTGCACAATTTAATCCCCATGTACGAACAAATAACGCACGAGTATTACAGCCTAGGGCTGCGAAATTTTGAAAGTGATATGTTAAAGCGGGGGCGGTATGCGGCAGCAACCGCAATGTGCGAAAGCGAAGGCATTAGCATTAATTATGATTTATTGAAGCGTATCATAGAAAAAACGCCAGAATTACTGCAGTCCGGTAAATTGGAGGTCAACAATGAATCTCAAAAATTAATCAGCAGCGACGTATTTTTAAAAGAGTATCAAAAGCCTGATAAAATACACAAAAATGGCCGTGTGCACACGTACAAACCTGAGCCTCCCAGAAAGGACACAAAAGCGATTCAAGAGTGTATTAAATCATTTAACTTAAGCTCTTGGCCTTTAACAGATAGTAAAAATAAGAAAGATAAATCCAAAACAACTAAACCCAAAAAGGAGATTTTGAGCACAGCTAAAAAAACTTTAGAATCGTACCGTCATTTACCTTTTGTAGAATCTCTTTATAAATACAATAAACTAGACGCGTCACTGAAATGGTTTTCCGGTAAAAATAGCAACGGTTTTTTCGATGCGTACAGTTTTCGCGACAGTAGAGTGCGGCCATTCTACGGAATTTTTGGCACACAAACAGGAAGAAATGCTGCAAAGGCAAAAACATTTCCGCTTGCAATGTCAAACTGGTTGCGTGCGATAATTCAACCGCCCGAAGGGTACGTAATAATCGGCGCGGATTTTTCACAGCAAGAAGTCGCAGTCGCCGCATGGCTTTCTCAAGATAATAATTTAATAGACGCGTACAACTCCGGAGATGTCTATCTAGCATTCGCGAAAATGGCAGGAATGGTCCCGCAAGACGCAACTAAAGCGTCTCACGAAGCTGAGCGCGATTTGTGCAAATCCACCGTACTGGGTCTGCAGTTTGGAATGGGTGCAGGTTTGCTGCAGCAAAAATTAACGTATGATTGTAAGCGCTCTGTTACGTTAGAAGAAACGCTTGAGCTAATTAACCACCATAAAACAGTATTTAAGTTGTACTGGAAATGGGTGCATGAGTTGCGTGAAAAATACAAAGCGGGAGTTCCCGTGGTCATGCCCCAGTGGGTTTTGTGGTGTGATAATCCTCGGATAACAAGCGTAAGTAATGCGCCCGTTCAAGGCACTGGCGCAGCAATCACAAGAGAATCTATAGTTTTGGGTACTGCTGAAAACGTACGTTTTATGTGTTCGCTGCATGATGCATGTTATGTGTATGCGAAAGCTGAACAAAAAGAAGAGGAGGAAGCGAAACTCAGAAAAATAATGAGACAAGCAACTGAGAACATTCTAGGTCAAAATTGTATTGACATACGTGTCGATGTGAAAACTATATCTCACGGGGATGTTTGGATAGATAAAAAAGGCCAAAAGGACTGGCAAAAGATTAGCGCCCTACTTTAA
- a CDS encoding alpha/beta fold hydrolase, with amino-acid sequence MSGNKKNEEFAQIKNLKSHSTHHAEKAPGKFPVIFFVPGYGIPAQEYENIIIHLVSNGYIVIGLNSVFISGDLQMPSGLIANIITPDSDEQKNDLFNNSISDLAFSVSHLKIKNTKEEILNSIDWNKIALVGHSLGSSTIAHFAQKTKLKVKAIVTLDLTIDLLCQNNCPNLVNIPFMHIFSSQFYKQSNDKCFPFYCPPKNKRPSPDEFLFVVNNIYNDDSYSMHLSFTDYSTLQYHPEIELAIQSMLSKNPSDQFLGTGDGFTISQAVNKKILDFFQMFLIN; translated from the coding sequence ATGTCTGGCAATAAAAAAAATGAAGAATTTGCACAAATAAAAAATTTAAAAAGTCATAGTACTCATCACGCTGAAAAAGCACCTGGAAAATTTCCCGTGATTTTTTTCGTACCTGGATATGGTATTCCTGCTCAAGAGTATGAAAATATTATTATCCATCTAGTAAGTAATGGTTATATAGTTATTGGACTCAATAGTGTTTTTATAAGTGGTGATTTGCAAATGCCAAGTGGTCTCATCGCAAATATAATAACACCAGATTCAGACGAACAAAAAAATGATCTATTTAACAATTCTATAAGTGATCTTGCCTTTAGCGTCTCACATTTAAAAATTAAAAATACAAAAGAAGAAATTTTAAATTCAATAGATTGGAATAAAATTGCGCTAGTTGGACATTCATTAGGTTCTTCCACGATCGCGCATTTCGCTCAGAAAACAAAATTAAAGGTGAAAGCTATTGTCACTCTCGATCTAACAATCGATTTACTATGTCAAAACAATTGTCCGAACCTAGTAAATATTCCTTTTATGCACATATTTTCATCTCAATTTTATAAACAAAGCAATGACAAATGCTTTCCATTTTATTGCCCCCCAAAAAATAAACGACCTTCGCCTGATGAGTTTTTATTTGTCGTGAACAATATATATAATGATGACTCATATAGTATGCATTTGAGTTTTACAGATTATTCAACATTACAATACCATCCAGAAATTGAACTAGCTATTCAATCCATGCTCAGTAAAAATCCATCTGATCAATTTTTAGGAACAGGCGATGGATTTACTATAAGTCAAGCTGTTAATAAAAAGATTTTGGACTTCTTTCAAATGTTTTTGATCAACTAA
- a CDS encoding M12 family metallopeptidase, producing MFNFLIKQVFLFALFLVYTPFLSAIEIENTLNEDLAELQPISDVQRVKRSAPTYPELLWPDGIVRYMFEENKFTEDEKSSVRSAMQTLESYANVSFIEKTNTRYSNNHVMIQKGQTCSSSIGSNPIVKRDVTLSNDVPCFRHKILLHELMHTLGFHHEHVRFDRDQYVEIEVKNIKPNGLHNFHKVGEMSVRFGEYDYDSIMHYSSRAYSKDEFNFRSDLTVKPLKEGVKLGYKDQLSAGDIDGLIQAYGPSLNRNAKYIEFKNSAGFNAQIEIKYYYDQTNSKQSDYYSWWGMMGDKKTYTLPSNVDFAELKVSFRSIFDWYDLEYITVLKDDLPICLETWGTLFSPQLSRC from the coding sequence ATGTTTAATTTTTTGATTAAACAAGTATTTTTATTTGCTCTTTTTCTAGTATACACTCCCTTTTTGTCAGCTATTGAAATAGAGAATACGCTGAATGAAGATTTAGCAGAATTGCAACCCATATCCGATGTTCAGCGTGTAAAAAGAAGCGCTCCAACTTACCCAGAATTATTATGGCCTGATGGGATCGTCCGTTATATGTTTGAAGAAAATAAATTTACAGAAGATGAAAAATCCAGTGTGAGATCGGCTATGCAGACTTTGGAATCTTATGCTAATGTTTCTTTTATTGAAAAGACAAATACAAGATATTCAAATAATCATGTTATGATTCAAAAAGGTCAAACTTGTAGCAGCAGTATCGGGAGTAACCCAATAGTAAAGCGAGATGTTACGTTATCAAATGATGTTCCATGTTTCCGCCATAAAATTCTTTTGCATGAGTTAATGCATACGCTTGGATTTCATCATGAACACGTCCGCTTTGATCGGGATCAGTATGTTGAAATTGAAGTAAAAAATATTAAGCCTAATGGACTACATAATTTTCATAAAGTTGGAGAGATGTCAGTACGATTTGGTGAATATGACTATGATTCTATTATGCACTATAGTTCAAGAGCTTATAGCAAAGATGAGTTTAATTTTAGGTCTGACTTAACCGTGAAACCCCTTAAGGAAGGTGTGAAATTAGGTTACAAGGATCAGCTAAGTGCTGGAGATATAGATGGGCTAATTCAAGCTTATGGGCCATCCTTAAATAGAAATGCAAAGTATATTGAATTTAAAAATAGTGCAGGCTTTAATGCGCAAATTGAAATTAAATATTATTATGATCAGACCAATTCAAAACAATCAGATTATTATTCTTGGTGGGGAATGATGGGTGATAAAAAAACTTACACATTGCCAAGCAATGTTGATTTCGCTGAATTGAAAGTTTCTTTCCGTAGTATATTTGATTGGTATGACTTGGAATATATTACTGTCTTAAAAGACGACTTGCCGATATGTTTGGAAACTTGGGGAACATTGTTTTCACCCCAATTGAGTCGTTGCTAA
- a CDS encoding methyl-accepting chemotaxis protein, whose protein sequence is MTSMINDHFSLKSKIIIPVVISTFLIFCISLFGFFKTYSVYESLAESSKISLNKYRKIAEIERNFGLMVQEWKNILIRGKDLESLNKHSKGMDDAINKQKEIANSLKPFLGEIELPNIEKFISDLNELEKKYITTRYNYLTQNQFLMSEADRAVKGIDRNALDSLKNLINMANNDFELNSNENSRTIKNTITYASLLMFVISIFTLFFIIIFINKSTNLLHLLVNKILTVSTKLKTSSKRMQTIATKIASTNSEQVSSLHETVSSLTQISSMTEQLANGASNAEQKSRESKKKVDNGKDLINEMLNAMKEISQSNSSIINQADRSNKEMGEIVKLILEIQNKTKVINEIVFQTKLLSFNASIEAARAGQQGKGFAVVAEEVGNLAGMSGDAAKDIAKILNDSIKKVELITSELKLKIKSITEIGKEKIDFGVEVSENCAKIFNDIVENVTAVTKLANEISLGTKEQSRGASEIHKAINQLHSVTQINSKTSEEAANISEELFEQADALNKVVENLITNVYGKRI, encoded by the coding sequence ATGACTTCTATGATTAACGATCATTTCAGTTTGAAATCTAAAATCATAATTCCTGTTGTAATATCAACTTTTCTCATTTTTTGCATAAGTCTTTTTGGTTTCTTTAAAACTTATAGTGTATACGAATCATTAGCTGAAAGTAGTAAAATTTCTCTAAATAAATATAGAAAAATTGCAGAAATTGAAAGAAATTTCGGCCTTATGGTTCAAGAATGGAAGAATATACTCATACGAGGAAAAGACTTAGAAAGTTTAAATAAACACAGCAAAGGAATGGATGATGCAATTAATAAGCAAAAAGAAATTGCAAATAGCTTAAAGCCATTTCTCGGAGAGATTGAGTTACCAAATATTGAAAAATTTATCAGTGATTTAAATGAACTAGAAAAAAAATATATAACCACTAGATATAACTATCTCACGCAAAATCAGTTTTTAATGTCTGAGGCTGATCGTGCTGTAAAAGGTATAGATCGGAATGCTTTGGACAGTCTAAAAAATCTTATCAATATGGCAAACAACGATTTTGAACTTAATTCGAACGAAAATTCCCGTACTATAAAGAACACAATTACTTATGCATCACTGCTCATGTTTGTAATTTCTATATTTACACTTTTTTTTATAATTATTTTCATAAATAAATCTACAAATTTATTACATCTACTAGTAAATAAAATATTAACAGTCTCAACTAAATTAAAGACATCTTCAAAAAGAATGCAAACGATTGCTACAAAAATAGCAAGTACGAATTCTGAACAGGTTTCATCTTTACATGAAACCGTGAGTTCCTTAACACAGATAAGCTCAATGACAGAACAATTAGCTAATGGTGCCTCCAATGCTGAACAAAAATCTAGAGAGTCAAAGAAAAAAGTAGATAATGGAAAAGATCTGATCAACGAAATGCTTAATGCGATGAAAGAAATTAGTCAAAGTAATAGCTCGATTATAAATCAAGCAGACAGAAGCAATAAAGAAATGGGTGAAATAGTAAAACTCATTCTCGAAATCCAAAATAAAACAAAAGTCATCAATGAAATTGTATTTCAAACAAAGCTTCTTTCTTTTAATGCCTCTATAGAAGCAGCGCGCGCAGGCCAACAAGGCAAAGGGTTTGCTGTTGTTGCGGAGGAAGTTGGAAATCTTGCTGGCATGAGTGGAGATGCAGCTAAAGATATCGCAAAAATACTAAATGATAGTATAAAAAAAGTAGAGCTAATAACCTCTGAATTGAAGTTAAAAATCAAATCAATTACCGAAATTGGTAAAGAAAAAATTGATTTCGGAGTTGAGGTATCTGAAAATTGTGCAAAAATATTTAATGATATAGTAGAAAATGTTACAGCAGTTACAAAGTTAGCCAACGAAATATCACTCGGCACTAAAGAACAATCAAGGGGTGCAAGCGAAATACATAAGGCCATCAATCAACTTCATTCTGTCACTCAAATAAATTCTAAAACAAGTGAAGAAGCTGCAAATATTTCTGAAGAACTTTTTGAACAGGCAGATGCCTTAAATAAAGTAGTAGAAAATCTTATAACCAACGTTTATGGAAAACGCATTTAG